From the Nerophis lumbriciformis linkage group LG05, RoL_Nlum_v2.1, whole genome shotgun sequence genome, the window aatgttgctctagagagggaagtctgggggtctctgctggagctgttgtccccgcgacccgattccggataagcggttgaagatggatggatggatggatggatggattcggaatagctgaacatgctagaccagtgtttttcaaccttttttgagccaaggcacatttttttcattgaaaaaaatccagaggcacaccactagcagaaaacatgaAACTcaacagccgatattgacagtaaaaagttgttctcgcaattgttggatataaattcaaaacataaccaaccatgcatcactatagctcgtctcaaagaaggtgtactgtcacgacctgtcacatcacgccgtgacttattttgagttttttggtgttttcctgtgtgtggggttttagttcttgtcttgcgctcctattttgttgttgattgtcatgtcatgtacggatgtactttgtggacgccgtctgctgctccacacgctgtaagtctttgctgttgtccagcattctgtttttgtttactttgcagccagttcagttttagtttcgttttgcatagccatccctaagcttcaatgacttTCCTTAGCGGcagtcaccttttgtttatttttggtttaagcattagatacctttttactacACGGTGCCTCccttgtcgtctgcatattgggatcacgacaaaccatgttcccgacatccacaaagcaattagctacctgctgccacctactggtatgaaagagtattacacggttactctgccgcgctctaaaCAGGACAGGCACTCAACAGGACaggcactcaacaacggcacattatttgcggattataattactggttttcaaaaaatatttttaacccaattaggtgaaatgacatcatctcccacggcacaccagacaatatttcatggtacactagtgtgccacggcacagtggttgaaaaacactgtgctagaCTACGAACCGTAGGAGGATATGCTTTTGAATTTAAACAGACGCGGGTGGATCAATCACCAGTAaaaataccaagtatagtatcagtttgTGGTTGATTACAGTgattagattattattatttattgacaaaaaatattttgttactgtatataaactcaggaaaaGGTCCCTGGACACTggagggctttaagggcaaaaaagAAAGGATTAAatcaataataatttaaaatatttaattgatgctgtgacaccgccatcctgtgttttttgtCCGTAattattcaatgatcttgaaaatctaaaaggggaactgtacttttttttttacattttgcctatcattcaataAGACAAAAACACTCGTTTTTCTTTTTGTAAGCATTCTAAATTgtgaataaatgcgatcaaaagtccgcttacaatggagtcatTAGGAGTcgttctattctgcctataaatcctttaaaaacatccaaacacctctattaaagtgttatatacatgctgtaagtgtatatgtaatgtagtagcaggcacatatataataacatgtaatatttacatattttgctcgaTTTTAGCATACGCGCCCTGCGTTAGCTTTTTTTTTGAACAACataactgattactactcacagcAGACTTCTTTTTCTTCTGTCGTGTGTCTTTAGATTTTCAGCTCTGTTGAGGCGAGCCAGGTCAACGTGTCATCATCCAGGTCAGATCTTGTTCGCTATTCGGTGGCCGGTGTTTAGGGCAACTAGTGACTATGTTGCCTACTGTCTGGACTGGGTCCCCACACTCGCAGGAGGCACTATCCGAAAGTCCCCACCTCTTCATCGCTGCTCCGTAGCGTCCGATTCAGGTCCTCAAGCGGTTGAGGTTTGTCCACTGCTTCCGGGGCAGTTCCTGGCCGGAGACGTCTGTGGGGTCATCGATGTAGTGGTGCAGCCTAGATGgttctgctaacttccactctTCTCTCTATCTCGTCTTGACCCAGGTGGCCTTGGAAGTATCAGCTGATGTTGTGCTGAGCAGCTCGTGGGCTTGCATGGCAAAGAGGCGCCTTGACTTTAGGCGCACGCGTCGTGGTGTTTCTGTGACGATCTTATGGAGGAGGTGGGATTCGCTGGTCTGTGCCTTTCGGGAGAGGGCCAGTGTGGCTGCTTCTCGTCTGATGTTTGCCGGGGCGATGCCAGCGAGGACGGGCAGTTGGTTTACTGGGGTCCCTCGCACGCACCCGGAGACGGTCCGCAGGGCGCTGTTGAGGGCGACATCCAACTTCTTTACATGGGGGATACGGCACCAAACCAGGGCACAGTACTCGGCGGCTGAGAACACCAGGGCCAGCGTGGACATGTGCAGTGTCTTCGTCGTGGCTCCCCATGTGGTGCCGGCTAGGCGCCGTATTAGGGCGGCACGGGCACTTGTCTTTGTCTTGGCACTGTGCAGGTGTTGTTTGAATGTCAGTGTTCTGTCAAGCTTCACACCAAGGTACGTGGGAACGGGCTGGGACTGTGACCGGGCATTATCCACCATGATATTCATCTCACGGGCTGCTTCCATGTTGTTGAGGTGGAACATTGAAGATGTTGTCTTATCCATGCTGAGCTTGAGACGCCATTTCCTCAGGTATGAGGGCAGGGTGTTCATGTCCTCAGAGAGGCCTTGTTCTGCTGCTTTCCAGGATGGCTTACTAAGTAGGATGGCCAGATCCTCTGCATAGCCATACTTCTTTGACTGAGTTGCAGGCAGGTCATGGATATAAATGTTGAACAGCATTGATGCCAGCACTGAGCCTTGTGGGACGCCATTCTTAAGTTTCCTCACCTTGCTGCATTGGCCATTGCTGGTGTGTAGTCGGAAGCTGCGGTTGCTCATCATCTCCATGATGAAGCTCACCATATGTTTGTCTGGGATGGTTTCCAGAAGTTTCATATGTAGCCCACGCATCCAGACAGTATCGTATGCAGCTGTGAGGTCCAAGAAAATAGCGCCagccttaaagttaaagtaccaatgattgtcacacacacactaggtatggtgaaatttgtcctctgcatttgacccatccccttgttcaccccctgggaggtgaggggagcagtgggaagcAGCTGAGCCTTCTCCCCTGCCTGGAAGCTGTCCTCTATGTCTTGACACAGAAGGGTCACCTTGTCCGCCGTGGACCTACCGCTTCGGAAGGCAGCCTGTTCTTTAGGCAGCTGGGGGTCGATCACCGGTTTGAGACGTGCATGGAGGAAGCGTTCCAAGACTTTATATGGAACACACAGCAGTGAGATGGGTCGGTATCCCTTAGGGTCATCACTAGGCTTGTTTGGCTTCGGCAGAGCGATCACCTTGGCACGACGCCAGATCTTTGGCAGCTTCAGACATCGGAGACACATGGAGAGGAAGGAGCACAGCCAGACGGTTGCCTTCTTGccttgatgttttatgtattccgGATGGATGCCGTCGATGCCTGGTGCCTTACCCGTTTTCAGCCGTTGGATGGCCTGCCCGATTTCTTGTGTTGTGAAATCGTAGGATAGGTTGAGATCACAGCCTGGTGCCCTGTGCAGCTCACAGATTGTTGCCGATGTTCTTCTGCTGAAGTCCTTGTCTGCATTGGGGAAGCGGCCATTGCTCAGCAATAGTGACGCGATGGAATTTGCAGTAATGGGACATTGTGCTGGGGTTGTCGACCTGCCCATCAGCTTGTTCATGGTCTGCGACGCCCGACGACTAGTATGTGAAGTCGATTGATTCCACTGTCTCCGTCCATCTTTGCCTGCGTTTCTCATTTAGTCTGCAGATTAAGTTGTTCGTTGCCATATCCCTGTTGTCGCTAGTTTGTAATTCTGTGTGGGCGCGAAGTAGATCTTCACATTCGTCATCCCAGCAGGGTACATAGGCTTTGCGTATGCCGTGGGGGATGTTCTTCTTGGCGGCAGCCAGCATCATCTTGCAGTATGAGTCATAAGCGATGTCCAAGTTGGTGGGGTGTGGGTGTGGGAGACCAGCAACTGCCTTGTTCACTTGCTGTGTGAATCCTACTCAGTTTGCTTTCCGGAAGTTCCACCTCCTCACATCCTTCCCTTCCACAGGCTGGACCAGAGATGGAATGGTTATGTCCGATGGTCGGTGGTGTCATCGGGGGAATCTGTCCAGAATGCGTCTTACTGGTAGCGGTTCGTTGTCGCGACATTTTGCAAAGGCCAGGTCCGGGTTGGTGGTGCTGTTCCAGCGTGCAGAATAGAAAGTGCGTGGCTCCTTTGGGTCGTATAGGAAAGTCGCATCGGCGGCCGAGGCCCATTCTGCCAGGAATTCACCATCAGCGTTGGAGCTGCTGTAGCCCCAGTCTGTGTGCTGGCTGTTGAAATCACCAGCATACATGGCGGGGGCTGGGACATCTGGCAGAGATGTTGGAACGAACCTAGTCGAAGGCGGCTTGTAGATGTTGACGATTGTGGTGTCTTGCACTTTAGTTGTAATCCATTCTACAGCAGACTTCatcagagccaacaaacataataaaacatcactgcctgtacaaggtctgctgtcattcgtatggttatttattgggttttatgggcggaatggaAGACCTCccgttggctccattgtaagcggacttttatttacgagttagaatgcattaatataaaatacatccatcgtcataaaaattgtgaacgataggcaaaattccaaaaaagtgctgttcctCTTTTAAGTGTCACTTTTGATACAGCAATATTGctcctgtaattacttggtatttGATCAATAACCAAATTTGTAGTATTGCTCAGAGTTAATGTCAATTATCCAAATAAACagtaaaataagtgtttaatttaattttaacagaagtgcagataaaactgttacaacagaaagtaatcaGCTATTGACAGTAAATTAGTGCAGAGATTAATAATGAATAGTTTTGACAAATTAGGAGACCTTGTAAACCGTTTTAAAattgttctattatcatttacataccaaataatatattgtgatatttatCGTTACCGCAGAGgagcaatatatatcgcaatatagattttaggccatattgcctatCCCTATTGGTTACAACATTTTTAGGATATCGTGTACTGGACAAAGATAAGGGACATTACTGACCTAAAGCAAAATTTTATTGATGCCATTGCGACCATTGATGAGGTTATGCTCAAGTGAACATGCCAAGAAATCGAGTACCAATTAATTGTACCCTCATAGAGGTGTGttaaacaaagtaaaacaattcAATATGTAATTCTAATTTTACAATTATTTGCacatatttaccttttttgtaatatttgtaaAATGGTAAAGAGATTTTATACACACTCTGTACATCATCTTGGTGACCAGAGGTTGAATTGGGACCGCACCCCCCCATGATGGATAATACCCCCCCCCCTCCAGGTGTGGAGCTGCTCCAGCTGCTTCTCCCTCTTCCATCTTCCATGTATCCAAAAATGGGCCAGAGACTCTGCTTTCCTAGTTAGCTCCGTCACGGATGAAGACTTTGGACACAAGCAGCACCCATGGCCCTGGCAAGTCATGTGACCGCATCACATCACTTACCTTCCTCAGAGTTCCTTTTTTACTGTTTTCATTCTCCCTTCTCAGTCCTAAGTGTCGAGCAGAGTATCCCCACAGTGCCACGCCCACCAAGTAAGAAGACGCATTGAATACTGCAGACATGCGACACACATATGATTGTATATGTGTTGTGCTCAGGTACACGTGTTACTGTGGGAAGCTTCAGGACCCTCCACCTGATCCGTGGCTAGTTCCTCACTCGTGTGGCTCTGTATGTCAGAAGGAACTGAAACCTTCTTGTGGACACGCGTGTCTTCTACTCTGTCACCCTGGTAACCTcaaacaaacgcacacacacttgAACACACTTTCACAATGCATGTGTGCGCCCTCAGGTCCTTGCCCACCTTGTCCAAAGATGgtgtctgtttcctgtttgtgcgGCAAAGCAAAGCCCCTCCCACGTCGCTGTAGCAGCAAGGTGTGCTAAATGACTAATTTTGACTCTTTCTCATCCAATCACAAAACTCCACAGATAAAGTGTTTGTGTACGTGTGCGTGAATGTGTTTTCAGGCCTGGTCGTGCCAGAAGCCATGCGGACGGCGGTTACTATGCCAACAACACACTTGCTCACAGCCGTGTCACTCAGGTAAACACAAGTGAAGAACCCGCAATGAGTCATATGTGATGTCTACTTACAcatacatatttgtgtgtgtgtatgtcagaGTGCCCCCACTGCCCCAGAGTCAGCCTTCAGAAGTGTGTGTGTGGACGACAAGAATCCCAAAGACCTTGCGCTAGTCCTAAGTGGAACTGTCAGAATGTACGCCACTTTATTAGGAACTGCCTGGTCTTTCAAGATGCTTGACAATGTCCGTTTTCAGGTGTGCGGTGTCCTTCTCTCCTGTGGAAATCACACCTGTGAGCTGGTGTGTCATGACGGACTTTGCCCCCCTTGTCCTCGCTCGCTTAGCAGATCATGTCCATGCGGCAAGACCAGTAAGAGACACACACAGCTCCAGACTAAGTCTTGACCCATTTTCATCGGTACGTTTGTGTGTGCGCACACAGAGTGGTCCCTGCCATGCACAGAGGAAATCTCACTGTGTGGGGATACGTGTGACCGCCTTCTAACATGTGGAAAACACACCTGCACTATGAGGTGTCACCGTGGGAATTGTGACACCTGCAGACAGGTTCCATATTTACACACATGCATATTCACATTGTGCTGGTATTTActtgctttgtgtgtgtgtgtgtgtcaggaggTGGAGAAGGAGTGCAGGTGTGGGAAATACAGGAAGTTGCTGGCGTGTCACAAAGAGtatgtgtgtgagtccaaatgttCAAAGAGTAAAAGCTGCCAGAAACATCAGTGTAGGAGGAAGGTGAGTCCCCATCATCGTCATCCTCATCATTACCTTCATTAATGTGTACCTATGTGTTCCTCAGTGTTGCCCTGGCAACTGCCCCCCCTGTGACCAGAACTGTAGTCGAACTCTGGGATGTCGCAACCACAAATGTCCATCTGTCTGCCACCaaggtaggtgtgtgtgtgtgcctgtgtgtttGGTGTGATACTCACTCACTCTGGGCTTTGCACTCTGTCAGGAAGTTGTTATCCATGTCCAGTGACAGTGGACGTCAGGTGCGCATGTGGCGCTACCTCCTTGACGGTCCCGTGTGGACGAGAACGGAGTACCAAGCCTCCCCGCTGCAAAGAGCTCTGCAGGTAAGTGCACCTCCTGTGAGTCCATCACGTATGTGTGTGGGCATACGGGCTGCTTACGTGAGGTGCGATGTCCACCTTAGGTGTCCTCCCTCCTGCCACCACACGTCCAGAGAACGCCACCGCTGCCACCCGGGGCTCTGCCCACCATGTACACAGCCCTGCCTCCTGCCTCTGGTTGGCTGCTCGCACACGTGCCCGCAGCCGTGTCACGACCGAGTTCTGGTTAAGTCTCAGCAGGTACAATGCTCTCGCCCTGCTTCCAAATAGACCAAGCAGAAATCACCACATCTTTTTTTCCCTTGTGTCCCTCAGGTGCAGTTGTCTGGACCATGGCAGCAGCCCTCAGAACCAGCATTTGTGACCAAGGCCCTGCCCTGCCCCCCTTGTCAAGTCCCAATACCAGTGTAAGTCCAACACTATCTATCTATGAGCATGTGCACAATTTGTACTGAATCTTTCTCTTCCAGGTCCTGTTTTGGAGAACATGAGGTGAGAAGATTTCTTCATCATTATGTGTTCTCCCCTCTTTCCCTCATTCTAACCGCTTATTTACTTTAGCCACTTGCTAATCACCTTCACATTTTGTCTTCTTCAGGTCAGCCCGCTGCCGTGTCATCATCGTGGACGTTTCTCTTGCAAAAGACCCTGTGGACAACCTCTGACCTGCGGAAACCACACCTGCAGCAGGGAATGTCACCTGGTTACCAACAACGACAAGGTGACAATCAGTACAGCCAGCTAGTTGCTGACCACAGTCGCTAAAGTTAGCCGAGCAGGTTGTAATCTGCAGTCTTGTTATGTGTTTATCTGTTTTTTTAGTGTGGGGAGTGTGAGGAGAGCTGCTCGAAATCCCGCCCACCTCTTTGTCCTCACACCTGCCCACTCCCCTGTCACCCTGGGGGCTGTCCCCCCTGCAGCCAGATGATCCGCCAGCGCTGCTACTGTAAGATGAGCGTGCTTTATGTGGAGTGCACGTAAGTATGCACAATCTCCTATTTTGTTATTGTCTATTTGTCATcatctttgtgtgtttgtgtgtgtgcagaaaAATTACGTCAGCTGATGGTGACATGAGAATGGCGATGGGTTCGTGTGGTAACCAGTGTCCCAAAGAGGTACGCACCATCACTTCATAACAAGCCTGTCTCTGTGTCCATGTTTGGACATGAAGCATCAACTTGTCACCACACACTTCCTGCAAATATCAAAACCACATATTTGACACCTGATATTGcaataagacacacacacacacacacactcttaaacTGTGCatgtaaatgtcctccaataaaggtgtgtgtgtgtgtgtgtgtgtgtgtgtgtgtgtgtgtgtgtgtgtgtgtgtgtgtgtgtgtgtgtagctcaGCTGCAACCATCGCTGCAAGCAGGTGTGTCATCCAGGTGGGTGTGAGGTCAAATGTCATCAGAAGGTAAAGCTGCGATGTCCTTGCAAGAGGGTGAAGAAGGTAGAAAAAACATCCCTATGTGTCTTTTTAAAGTGTGCGTTAGTTGAATGTCTTCtcatcattgtgtgtgtgtgtgtgtgtgtgtgtgtgtgtgtacaggagATACCTTGTGCGCTGTCATCAGAGTATGTCGTTGAGTGTGATGACACCTGCAAACAACAGCAAAAGAAAGTCAGCCAGGTGAACATAAGCACACACGGTGATGAATTGACAATGTCCGAGGTAGTTGTCATTGATGTTTGTCCGTGCGTGTTCAGTTGAAGGAGGTGGAGCAGAAAGCAGCAGAGGAAGAGGAGCAAAAGAAATGTCAGGTGAGGATCAGGATGAATATACTACATGTCACATGACAATGTCTAGTTAAGCTAGGCTAACTACTAGCGTATCAATAGGATGAGCTGGAGGCGTTCACCAAACGTCAGCAACGAGGAGGTCGCAGGATGAAGAAGCGAGGCAGGCAAGAGGACACTGAGAACCAAGGTGGGAGTGCAAGGTGTTGGAGGGGCTTGGCCTTTGTCCTTGTGCCACTGGGTGGAGCGCTGCTTTCAGTCGCTGCTTATTTCCTATTGAACAGCTGATGCTGCATGTCAAATGATACTTTTAAATAAAGTTGAGTGTGAAAACTATTTCCTGTTATttattggcacacacacacacacacacacacacacacacacacactcatggcaTGCCATATATGGGGAAAATTAGGAGAATTTCAAGGGCCACCTAACTGAAAGAGACCAATGAAAATTGAATTGTGGTGTCAACAGCTAcctttggattgattgattgagacttttattagcagattgcacagtacagtacatattccgtttgaccactaaatggtaacacccgaataagttttttaacttgtttaagttggggttcaCGGTAACCCTGTGGGGCCCCAaagtgattttatatatatatatatatatatatatatatttttttttttttaattaaattaaaacattttttttttttttttacatggcacCTACAATTCCTGGCGGTGTCCATGCTCATGGAAACACACTTAACACTACTGGCATGATGTTCTTAGCAGGTCACATGACTGAGTGGttaagagagagagacagagaggggGTGGGGCTTGCAGCGCCGTGTTCGCTGGTGTGCGAGGGTGGGCAGACAGAAGGATGGTCACACGCTCAGCGGCGGGTCATGTGGTCACAGTGGTCGTGCCCGTGTGTCACCTTCATCTCAGGAACCAACACGGTAAGTATTCACGCTCGTGTGCCCACGTGGCTTTCACTAGAAGACGATTATCATCTTGCTGCCAATAGCTACACGTGATCTTTAGGGTCTTATCGACGTCACTGCATGCTTACGTTGTAAAGCCACATACAGCTGAGTTAAAAGTCTAGAAGTTCATAACTAGTACAGTAGGCCAATATTTGAAGGGGGCGGGGCTTCACGCAGTCCTTATTAATTCAAATGTGTCCCGCAGGCGTCTGAGAGCGGGATGGGCGAGGAGGCGTGTCCTCACAAGACACCGTCCTCCGGTCCTCTGAGACCTTTCGTCTACGTTCTACTTCCCGTCCTCAGCCTACTGGGCGGCGTGATGCTCGTGCTCGCCCTCACCGGTACGTCACGCTCCTTGACCTTTCAATGACCGTTACATGACCTTACAGacactgtgcgtgtgtgtttgtttgtgtgcgtgtgtatggtcTGGTCTCATGGCATGGAGGAGATGTTGACCAATCAGGATGAGAATTAAGGAATGTCAAATATTTAGGTGGCTCTTAAAACTTCTTTTGTTTTAACTCACATATTGGGGGGTGTAATGGAAGCAGAAGactctactgtgtgtgtgtgtgtgtgtgtgtgtgtgtgtgtgtgtgtgtttggtgggTGAAAGGGGGTGTCGCTGTGGTAACCAGATCCTCTTGACACTATTCATAGAAGTGCACAGTCCCTCAGTGCTGTCAACATGTGCACGTACTTCAACCTATTTACAGCCAAGTGTTTTTAAAGTaaagcacacacaaacacacacaggtcTGCAGTGGGCTTGAGTCTGTCGTCTTTTCTCAGGTGTGATTGGCAGTCGTGTCTCAGATTCTAGCCGCCTCCCATCCCCTGAGCTCGTCGCTGACAGGGACccatgttaccatggcaacagcaCAAGCCCCTTCCTCTCTCAACTTGGCAATTCAACAGGCTCCCCCCACGACCTCGCTGACATCACGCCTGTGACCGCCGGCGTCGCCACAGTGCCCTCATCCGATGCCCCTCCCACTCAGTCGACCACAGTGGCCCCTGATTGGTTAACCTCTGTCACCATGCTGAGCCACAACTGGCTGACGTCGACACCTGACACAGGTGAGCCCTCAGCGATGTTTCACTAGCGCATCTGTCAACATGCCAGCACTGTAGGGGGCCCTGGCTAGTAACTTGTGTCACATGTCCAGGTGGTTGTCAACTGGTGGTGGAGCCTCAGTGTCACATGTTGCCCTACAATCAAACATGGCTGTCCTCCGCCGCCGCCGTGGTAAAGAGCTCGGAGGTGGACATGTTGCTAAGGTAAGGCATGTTTTGTCCTGGAGGAGCGCACAGGAAGTGATGACGTGGACATGTTGCAGGTTCTTCAGCTACCTGAGCAGACTGTCTTGCTATAAACACATCATGTTGTTTGGCTGCTCGTTGGCCCTGCCTCAGTGTTTCCATAACGACAGCACACATCACAGGTGAGCGCGAAGCATGCTAACGACGCGTCCCT encodes:
- the nfxl1 gene encoding NF-X1-type zinc finger protein NFXL1, giving the protein MEPAWLPQGRGRGRNHSQVEKSRPQRMAPGRPGSAGERGGSSRKMAVPSEGVAVHTKFEEIRKSDQAAAQRLMDSRLSSSSSDDDDEDAEADHKDAKRGQILESTFTTYTDQTGGDATGLLRTGQYVSELFQSGALTCLICIASVKRTQAVWSCSSCFSLFHLPCIQKWARDSAFLVSSVTDEDFGHKQHPWPCPKCRAEYPHSATPTKYTCYCGKLQDPPPDPWLVPHSCGSVCQKELKPSCGHACLLLCHPGPCPPCPKMVSVSCLCGKAKPLPRRCSSKAWSCQKPCGRRLLCQQHTCSQPCHSECPHCPRVSLQKCVCGRQESQRPCASPKWNCQNVCGVLLSCGNHTCELVCHDGLCPPCPRSLSRSCPCGKTKWSLPCTEEISLCGDTCDRLLTCGKHTCTMRCHRGNCDTCRQEVEKECRCGKYRKLLACHKEYVCESKCSKSKSCQKHQCRRKCCPGNCPPCDQNCSRTLGCRNHKCPSVCHQGSCYPCPVTVDVRCACGATSLTVPCGRERSTKPPRCKELCRCPPSCHHTSRERHRCHPGLCPPCTQPCLLPLVGCSHTCPQPCHDRVLVKSQQVQLSGPWQQPSEPAFVTKALPCPPCQVPIPVSCFGEHEVSPLPCHHRGRFSCKRPCGQPLTCGNHTCSRECHLVTNNDKCGECEESCSKSRPPLCPHTCPLPCHPGGCPPCSQMIRQRCYCKMSVLYVECTKITSADGDMRMAMGSCGNQCPKELSCNHRCKQVCHPGGCEVKCHQKVKLRCPCKRVKKEIPCALSSEYVVECDDTCKQQQKKVSQLKEVEQKAAEEEEQKKCQDELEAFTKRQQRGGRRMKKRGRQEDTENQGGSARCWRGLAFVLVPLGGALLSVAAYFLLNS